One part of the Hippopotamus amphibius kiboko isolate mHipAmp2 chromosome 14, mHipAmp2.hap2, whole genome shotgun sequence genome encodes these proteins:
- the SLITRK5 gene encoding SLIT and NTRK-like protein 5: MHTCCPPVTLEQDLHRKMQSWMLQTLAFALTSLVLSCAETIDYYGEICDNACPCEEKDGILTVSCENRGIISLSEISPPRFPIYHLLLSGNLLNRLYPNEFVNYTGASILHLGSNVIQDIETGAFHGLRGLRRLHLNNNKLELLRDDTFLGLESLEYLQVDYNYISVIEPNAFGKLHLLQVLILNDNLLSSLPNNLFRFVPLTHLDLRGNRLKLLPYVGLLQHMDKVVELQLEENPWNCSCELISLKDWLDSISYSALVGDVVCETPFRLHGRDLDEVSKQELCPRKLISDYEMRPQTPLSTTGYLHTTPASVNSVATSSSAVYKPPLKPPKGTRQPNKPRVRPTSRQPSKDLGYGNYGPSIAYQTKSPVPLECPTACTCNLQISDLGLNVNCQERKIESIAELQPKPYNPKKMYLTENYIALVRRSDFLEATGLDLLHLGNNRISMIQDRAFGDLTNLRRLYLNGNRIERLSPELFYGLQSLQYLFLQYNLIREIQSGTFDPVPNLQLLFLNNNLLQTMPSGVFSGLTLLRLNLRSNHFTSLPVSGVLDQLKSLIQIDLHDNPWDCTCDVVGMKLWVEQLKVGVLVDEVICKAPKKFAETDMRSIKSELLCPDYSDVVVSTPTPSSIQVPARTSVVTPAVRLNSTGAPAGLGAGGGASSVPLSVLILSLLLVFIMSVFVAAGLFVLVMKRRKKNQSDHTSTNNSDVSSFNMQYSVYGGGGGAGGHPHAHVHHRGPALPKVKTPAGHVYEYIPHPLGHMCKNPIYRSREGNSVEDYKDLHELKVTYSSNHHLQQQPPPPPPQPPQQQPQQQPPPQLQLQPGEEERRESHHLRSPAYSVSTIEPREDLLSPVQDADRFYRGILEPDKHCSTTPAGNSLPEYPKFPCSPAAYTFSPNYDLRRPHQYLHPGAGDSRLREPVLYSPPSAVFVEPNRNEYLELKAKLNVEPDYLEVLEKQTTFSQF; encoded by the coding sequence ATGCACACTTGCTGCCCCCCAGTAACTTTGGAACAGGACCTTCACAGAAAAATGCAGAGCTGGATGCTGCAGACTCTAGCGTTTGCTCTAACATCTCTCGTCCTTTCGTGTGCAGAAACCATCGATTATTATGGGGAAATCTGTGACAATGCATGTCCTTGTGAGGAAAAGGACGGCATTTTAACTGTGAGCTGTGAAAACCGGGGGATCATCAGCCTCTCTGAAATTAGCCCTCCCCGTTTCCCAATCTACCACCTCTTGTTGTCTGGAAACCTTTTGAACCGTCTCTATCCCAATGAGTTTGTCAATTACACTGGGGCTTCAATTTTGCATCTGGGTAGCAATGTTATCCAGGACATTGAGACAGGGGCTTTCCACGGGCTGCGGGGTTTAAGGAGATTGCATCTGAACAATAACAAACTGGAACTTCTGCGCGATGATACCTTCCTTGGCTTGGAGAGCCTGGAGTACCTACAGGTCGATTACAATTACATCAGTGTCATTGAACCCAATGCTTTTGGGAAACTGCATTTGTTGCAGGTGCTTATCCTCAATGACAATCTCTTGTCCAGTTTACCCAACAACCTTTTCCGTTTCGTGCCCTTAACGCACTTAGACTTGCGGGGGAACCGGCTGAAACTTCTGCCCTATGTGGGGCTGTTGCAGCATATGGATAAAGTTGTGGAGTTACAGCTGGAGGAAAACCCCTGGAATTGCTCCTGTGAGCTGATCTCTCTGAAGGATTGGTTAGACAGCATCTCCTACTCAGCCCTGGTGGGGGATGTGGTTTGTGAGACCCCCTTCCGCTTACACGGCCGCGACTTGGACGAGGTGTCCAAGCAGGAACTTTGCCCAAGGAAACTTATTTCAGACTACGAGATGAGGCCGCAGACGCCTTTGAGCACCACGGGGTATTTACATACCACCCCGGCCTCGGTAAATTCTGTGGCCACTTCTTCCTCCGCTGTTTACAAACCCCCCTTGAAGCCCCCCAAGGGGACTCGCCAACCCAACAAGCCCAGGGTGCGCCCCACCTCGCGGCAGCCCTCCAAGGACCTGGGCTACGGCAACTATGGCCCCAGCATCGCCTACCAGACCAAATCTCCGGTGCCTTTGGAGTGTCCCACCGCGTGCACTTGCAACCTGCAAATCTCTGATTTGGGCCTCAACGTCAACTGCCAGGAGCGTAAGATCGAGAGCATCGCAGAGCTGCAGCCCAAGCCCTACAACCCCAAAAAAATGTATCTGACGGAGAACTACATCGCCCTGGTGCGCAGGAGCGACTTCCTGGAGGCCACCGGGCTGGACCTCCTACATCTGGGCAACAACCGCATCTCCATGATCCAGGACCGCGCCTTTGGGGATCTCACCAACCTGAGGCGCCTCTACCTAAATGGCAACAGGATCGAGAGGCTGAGCCCAGAGTTGTTCTATGGCCTGCAGAGCCTGCAGTATCTCTTCCTCCAGTACAATCTCATACGTGAGATTCAGTCTGGGACTTTCGATCCGGTCCCAAACCTCCAGCTGCTATTCCTGAATAACAACCTCCTTCAGACCATGCCCTCGGGCGTCTTCTCAGGCCTGACCCTCCTCAGGCTGAACCTGAGGAGTAACCACTTCACCTCCTTGCCCGTGAGTGGAGTTCTGGACCAGCTGAAGTCACTCATCCAAATCGACCTGCACGACAACCCCTGGGATTGTACCTGCGACGTGGTGGGCATGAAACTCTGGGTGGAGCAGCTCAAAGTGGGCGTCTTGGTGGACGAGGTCATCTGCAAGGCGCCCAAGAAGTTCGCGGAGACGGATATGCGCTCCATCAAGTCGGAACTGCTGTGCCCAGACTACTCGGATGTGGTGGTTTCCACGCCCACGCCCTCCTCCATCCAGGTGCCCGCGAGGACCAGCGTGGTGACCCCCGCCGTGCGGTTGAACAGCACCGGGGCCCCCGCGGGCTTGGGCGCCGGCGGAGGCGCGTCGTCGGTGCCCTTGTCCGTGCTGATCCTCAGTCTGCTGCTGGTTTTCATCATGTCGGTCTTCGTGGCCGCCGGGCTCTTTGTGCTAGTCATGAAGCGCAGGAAGAAGAACCAGAGTGACCACACCAGCACCAACAATTCCGACGTGAGCTCCTTCAACATGCAGTACAGTGTgtatggcggcggcggcggcgcgggagGCCACCCGCACGCGCACGTGCACCACCGCGGGCCCGCGTTGCCCAAGGTGAAGACGCCCGCGGGCCACGTGTACGAGTACATCCCCCATCCGCTGGGCCACATGTGCAAAAACCCCATCTACCGCTCGCGAGAGGGCAACTCCGTGGAGGATTACAAAGACCTGCACGAGCTCAAGGTCACCTACAGCAGCAACCACCACCTgcagcagcagccgccgccgccgccgccgcagccgccgcagcagcagccccagcagcagccccCGCCGCAGCTGCAGCTGCAGccgggggaggaggagaggcggGAAAGCCACCACTTGCGGAGCCCCGCCTATAGCGTCAGCACCATCGAGCCCCGGGAGGACCTGCTGTCGCCGGTGCAGGACGCCGACCGCTTTTACAGGGGCATTTTGGAACCAGACAAACACTGCTCCACCACCCCCGCCGGCAATAGCCTCCCGGAATATCCCAAATTCCCGTGCAGCCCTGCTGCTTACACTTTCTCCCCCAACTATGACCTGAGACGCCCCCATCAGTATTTGCACCCGGGGGCTGGGGACAGCAGGCTGCGGGAACCGGTGCTCTACAGCCCGCCCAGTGCTGTCTTTGTAGAACCCAACCGGAACGAATATCTGGagttaaaagcaaaactaaacgtTGAGCCGGACTACCTCGAAGTGCTGGAAAAACAGACCACATTTAGCCAGTtctaa